The Skermanella pratensis genome has a window encoding:
- a CDS encoding right-handed parallel beta-helix repeat-containing protein yields the protein MAYSPLTFSSLARSAVPDVAKAKPTNLLWVDDSASGGGNGSSSSPFKTIQAAVDKAAPGTAIMVKSGTYRESVSLDDASGTAGKPVWLVSADGEGAAKIIASSGKPGISAYGEDYIAIKGFTIQGGTEGIKLTQSGSNLKNLTTNIVIEDNHISGSSIDGIKLAQARYVAVTGNTIEDFGREEGIDNVYVRDAVIAYNDISDGSKSGNRSGITVKAGSEDIEILYNDIGDVLDGILVGGWSSKPGALYPGDIDYQAKDITVLGNHIHDVAKRAVNVLGGSDSVISDNKFDPNNSYFTVVNVASDNQGNRSEDIRILDNIVEKSKWLTVQSGSSSGLVTSGNTLDGSFDGGGGLTLLGIGADGQDY from the coding sequence ATGGCTTACTCTCCCCTGACGTTCAGCTCCCTGGCCAGATCGGCCGTTCCCGACGTCGCGAAGGCCAAGCCGACCAACCTGCTGTGGGTCGACGACAGCGCCTCCGGCGGCGGCAACGGCTCCTCCTCGTCGCCGTTCAAGACCATCCAGGCGGCGGTCGACAAGGCGGCTCCCGGTACCGCGATCATGGTCAAGTCCGGCACTTACCGGGAAAGCGTCTCGCTGGACGATGCGAGCGGTACCGCGGGCAAGCCGGTCTGGCTGGTCTCGGCCGACGGCGAGGGAGCGGCGAAGATCATCGCCTCCTCCGGCAAGCCGGGCATCTCCGCCTACGGCGAGGACTACATCGCGATCAAGGGCTTCACGATCCAGGGCGGGACCGAGGGCATCAAGCTGACCCAGAGCGGCAGCAACCTGAAGAACCTGACGACCAACATCGTGATCGAGGACAACCACATCAGCGGTTCCAGCATCGACGGCATCAAGCTGGCCCAGGCCAGGTACGTCGCGGTGACCGGCAACACCATCGAGGATTTCGGCCGGGAGGAGGGCATCGACAATGTCTATGTCCGGGACGCCGTGATCGCCTACAACGACATCAGCGACGGCAGCAAGAGCGGCAACCGCTCGGGCATCACCGTCAAGGCCGGCTCGGAAGACATCGAGATCCTCTACAACGACATCGGCGACGTGCTCGACGGCATTCTCGTCGGCGGCTGGAGCTCCAAGCCCGGCGCGCTCTATCCCGGCGACATCGACTATCAGGCCAAGGACATCACGGTCCTGGGCAACCACATCCACGACGTCGCGAAGCGCGCGGTCAACGTCCTGGGCGGCAGCGACAGCGTCATTTCCGACAACAAGTTCGACCCGAACAACAGCTACTTCACGGTGGTGAACGTCGCCTCCGACAACCAGGGCAACCGGTCGGAGGACATCCGCATCCTCGACAACATCGTGGAAAAGTCGAAGTGGCTGACGGTCCAGTCCGGCAGCTCGTCGGGCCTCGTCACCAGCGGGAACACCCTGGACGGCAGCTTCGACGGAGGCGGCGGGCTGACGCTGCTCGGCATCGGAGCGGACGGGCAGGATTATTAG
- a CDS encoding GIY-YIG nuclease family protein has translation MTAAEPFTIRIFVADGDPEGIRLVDRMNWTGVGVVFPRERWPAARQRIELARTGVYVLVGYQEGDEDLPTLYVGEGDVVRDRIESHFQKKDFWTQGYAFVTSNSGLNKAHVRWLEQALIQQAAKAGRSHLDNATMPSEPPLSEAERADSRAFLREILQALPIMGLRAFEEPKPVATPQVSSAPKPEGAAKSEPEVVVVVPAQEEGFKQVFLGEHRWRAIRIAGGKLQRIKYIAAYQTRPVSAVTHYAPIESIEPYGEEGKYQLIFAGPAQTITPIPFADAPQGFMQGPRYTTLAKLLEAKKVTDLF, from the coding sequence ATGACCGCCGCAGAACCTTTCACCATCCGCATCTTTGTCGCGGACGGCGATCCCGAGGGGATACGTCTGGTGGACCGGATGAACTGGACAGGCGTCGGCGTCGTGTTCCCGAGGGAGCGCTGGCCCGCCGCGCGACAGCGGATCGAACTCGCGCGCACCGGCGTCTATGTGCTGGTCGGCTACCAGGAAGGTGACGAGGACCTGCCCACCCTCTATGTGGGCGAGGGCGACGTCGTCCGGGACCGCATCGAAAGCCACTTCCAGAAGAAGGACTTCTGGACGCAGGGCTACGCCTTCGTCACGTCGAACAGCGGGCTCAACAAGGCCCATGTCCGCTGGCTTGAGCAGGCGCTGATCCAGCAGGCCGCCAAGGCCGGCCGCAGCCATCTCGACAACGCGACCATGCCGTCGGAACCCCCCTTGAGCGAAGCCGAGCGCGCCGACAGCCGCGCTTTCCTGCGCGAAATCCTCCAGGCCCTTCCCATCATGGGATTGCGCGCCTTCGAGGAGCCGAAACCGGTCGCCACTCCGCAGGTTTCGAGCGCGCCCAAACCGGAAGGCGCGGCCAAGTCGGAGCCGGAGGTCGTGGTGGTGGTTCCCGCCCAGGAGGAAGGCTTCAAGCAGGTATTCCTGGGGGAGCACCGCTGGCGCGCCATCCGCATCGCGGGCGGCAAGCTGCAACGGATCAAGTATATCGCGGCGTACCAGACGAGGCCGGTGTCCGCCGTGACCCATTACGCGCCGATCGAGAGCATCGAGCCCTATGGCGAGGAGGGCAAGTACCAGTTGATCTTCGCCGGACCGGCCCAGACGATCACGCCCATTCCCTTCGCGGATGCTCCCCAGGGATTCATGCAAGGCCCGCGCTACACGACGCTCGCCAAGCTGCTCGAAGCGAAGAAGGTGACGGACCTCTTCTGA
- a CDS encoding ATP-binding protein: MYPRFVQNRVEEALSDTRVVLLAGPRQSGKTTLARKLARDDRAFLTLDNVTTLDAARQDPAGFVRGLDRAVIDEIQRAPELLLAIKESVDADRRPGRFLLTGSANLMTLPRVADSLAGRMQVVRLLPLARSEIRGAAPGFLDQVFKGEVPAVGDPIMGDELVQTVLGGGYPEALGRRSWARRQDWYLDYVEAIVQRDVRDIAQIEQIRQMPRLLRVLAQYSGQLVNYSGIGGPLGMNHVTTQKYAGIFESLFLIRTLSPWYTNDLKRLTKTPKLHFLDSGLLAALRDISPDRLVSDRLTSDRQPFGALLETFVLAELLKLASWADDRLEFSHFRDKDRNEVDIVIENRRGHVVGVEVKASATVTGADFGGLRRLSGACGDRFALGLVLYDHDKVVPFGEHLFAVPISTLWR, encoded by the coding sequence ATGTACCCGCGCTTCGTTCAGAACCGTGTCGAGGAAGCGTTGTCCGATACCCGCGTCGTGCTGCTGGCCGGTCCCCGGCAGTCCGGCAAGACCACCCTGGCCCGGAAGCTGGCGCGTGACGACAGGGCTTTCCTGACACTGGACAACGTTACGACGCTCGACGCGGCGCGGCAGGATCCAGCCGGGTTCGTACGAGGGCTCGACAGGGCCGTCATCGATGAGATCCAGCGCGCGCCGGAACTGCTGCTGGCAATCAAGGAGAGTGTGGACGCCGATCGAAGGCCCGGCCGGTTCCTCCTCACGGGGTCGGCGAACCTGATGACCCTGCCGCGCGTCGCGGATTCGCTTGCCGGGCGCATGCAGGTCGTTCGCCTGCTTCCCCTGGCGCGGAGCGAGATCCGGGGTGCGGCACCCGGCTTCCTCGATCAGGTCTTCAAGGGAGAGGTCCCGGCGGTCGGCGATCCGATCATGGGAGACGAATTGGTCCAGACCGTGCTTGGGGGCGGCTATCCCGAGGCGTTGGGGCGGCGGTCATGGGCGCGCCGACAGGACTGGTATCTTGATTACGTCGAAGCCATCGTTCAACGCGACGTGCGAGATATCGCCCAGATCGAGCAGATCCGCCAGATGCCGCGCCTGCTGCGGGTCCTGGCGCAGTATTCGGGACAGCTTGTCAATTATTCCGGCATCGGTGGGCCGCTTGGCATGAACCATGTGACCACGCAGAAGTATGCGGGCATCTTCGAAAGCCTGTTCCTGATCCGGACGCTGTCTCCGTGGTATACCAATGATTTGAAGCGGCTTACCAAGACTCCGAAGCTTCACTTCCTCGACTCGGGCCTGCTCGCCGCCCTTCGCGATATCTCGCCCGACCGCCTGGTTTCCGATCGCCTGACCTCTGACCGACAACCGTTCGGGGCGCTGCTGGAGACATTCGTCCTTGCCGAACTCCTCAAGCTTGCGAGCTGGGCGGATGACCGCCTGGAGTTCTCGCATTTCCGCGACAAGGACCGGAACGAAGTGGACATCGTCATCGAAAACCGGCGCGGCCATGTCGTCGGGGTGGAGGTGAAGGCTTCGGCGACGGTCACCGGCGCTGACTTCGGCGGGTTGCGGCGGCTGTCCGGGGCGTGCGGCGATCGCTTCGCCCTCGGTCTCGTCCTGTATGACCACGACAAGGTCGTGCCTTTCGGAGAGCACCTGTTCGCCGTGCCGATCTCAACGCTTTGGCGGTGA
- the kdpF gene encoding K(+)-transporting ATPase subunit F produces MSIDLILGGIVAAGLLAYLGYALLRPERF; encoded by the coding sequence GTGTCGATCGACCTCATCCTCGGCGGCATCGTCGCGGCCGGGCTGCTGGCGTATCTGGGCTATGCCCTGCTGCGCCCGGAACGGTTCTGA
- the kdpA gene encoding potassium-transporting ATPase subunit KdpA — translation MDSAGLLQIALYLVILTAAAPVLGGYMARVFGDGPAPFDRALGPVERGLYRLCGVDPRAEQHWTGYAASLLAFNLLGLLLLYALLRLQDWLPLNPQGMAGMDADLAFNTAVSFTTNTNWQAYGGEAALGYLAQMAGLTVQNFVSAATGIAVLMALIRGFARRGSRTVGNFWADLVRGTLYLLLPLAFAMALFLVWQGVPQNLDAYVTAETLEGGRQLIAQGPAASQVAIKQIGSNGGGFFGVNSAHPYENPTPGSNLVQMLFLLLVAAGLTDTFGRMVGDRRQGRAIFAAMAIMLVAGIAVAAWSEAGNMEGKEVRFGIANSALWAVATTAASNGSVNAMHDSFMPLGGMVPMVNMMLGEVVFGGVGAGLYGMMIFVLLAVFIAGLMVGRTPEYLGKKIEAREIKLAMIAALTVPFGVLGLSSLSLVVPDAAASIQEPGPHGLSELLYAYASGTGNNGSAFGGFGADTPFHNTAIGFAMLFGRFLVILPVLAIAGGLAAKKTLPASAGTFPTHGPLFVGLLVGTVLIVGGLTFFPALSLGPVAEHLALPPGAPFADMNR, via the coding sequence ATGGACTCCGCCGGACTTCTCCAGATCGCCCTTTATCTCGTCATCCTCACCGCCGCGGCGCCGGTCCTGGGCGGCTACATGGCCCGCGTGTTCGGCGACGGCCCCGCCCCCTTCGACCGGGCACTGGGTCCCGTCGAGCGCGGCCTGTACCGCCTGTGCGGCGTCGATCCCCGGGCGGAGCAGCACTGGACCGGCTATGCCGCCTCGCTGCTGGCGTTCAACCTGCTGGGCCTGCTGCTGCTCTATGCGCTGCTGCGCCTCCAGGACTGGCTGCCGCTGAACCCGCAGGGCATGGCCGGCATGGACGCCGACCTCGCCTTCAACACGGCGGTCAGCTTCACCACCAACACCAACTGGCAGGCCTATGGCGGCGAGGCGGCGCTCGGCTATCTCGCCCAGATGGCGGGCCTGACCGTGCAGAACTTCGTCTCCGCCGCGACCGGCATCGCCGTGCTGATGGCGCTGATCCGGGGCTTCGCCCGGCGCGGCAGCCGGACGGTCGGCAATTTCTGGGCGGACCTGGTGCGCGGCACGCTTTACCTGCTGCTGCCCCTCGCCTTCGCCATGGCGCTGTTCCTGGTCTGGCAGGGCGTGCCGCAGAACCTGGACGCCTATGTCACCGCCGAAACCCTGGAAGGCGGGCGCCAGCTGATCGCCCAGGGGCCGGCGGCGTCGCAGGTCGCGATCAAGCAGATCGGCTCCAACGGCGGCGGCTTCTTCGGCGTCAACTCGGCGCACCCTTACGAGAACCCGACGCCCGGCTCCAACCTGGTGCAGATGCTGTTCCTGCTGCTGGTCGCGGCCGGGCTGACCGACACCTTCGGCCGGATGGTCGGCGACCGCCGCCAGGGCCGGGCGATCTTCGCCGCCATGGCGATCATGCTGGTGGCCGGCATCGCCGTCGCGGCATGGTCCGAAGCGGGCAACATGGAAGGCAAGGAGGTCCGCTTCGGCATCGCCAACTCCGCCCTGTGGGCGGTCGCCACCACCGCCGCGTCCAACGGCTCGGTCAACGCCATGCATGACAGCTTCATGCCGCTGGGCGGCATGGTGCCGATGGTCAACATGATGCTGGGCGAGGTGGTGTTCGGCGGCGTCGGCGCCGGCCTCTACGGCATGATGATCTTCGTGCTGCTGGCGGTCTTCATCGCCGGGCTGATGGTCGGCCGCACGCCGGAATATCTCGGCAAGAAGATCGAGGCGCGGGAGATCAAGCTGGCCATGATCGCGGCGCTGACCGTGCCGTTCGGGGTGCTGGGGCTCTCATCCCTGTCGCTGGTCGTGCCCGACGCCGCCGCCTCGATCCAGGAGCCGGGGCCGCACGGCCTGTCGGAACTGCTCTACGCCTATGCGTCGGGCACCGGCAACAACGGCTCCGCCTTCGGCGGCTTCGGCGCCGACACCCCGTTCCACAACACGGCGATCGGGTTCGCCATGCTGTTCGGCCGCTTCCTGGTGATCCTGCCGGTGCTGGCGATCGCCGGGGGCCTCGCCGCCAAGAAGACGCTGCCGGCATCGGCCGGCACCTTCCCGACCCACGGGCCGCTGTTCGTCGGTCTGCTGGTCGGCACCGTCCTGATCGTCGGCGGCCTGACCTTCTTCCCGGCGCTGTCGCTGGGGCCGGTCGCCGAACATCTGGCGCTCCCACCGGGCGCCCCCTTCGCGGACATGAACCGATGA
- the kdpB gene encoding potassium-transporting ATPase subunit KdpB: MSHRTSEISLFDAGIAAQAAGAAVRKLDPRELARNPVLFVTAVVAALTTVLFVRDLVIGGGGGGEGGGEGAAGLAVAGQITAWLWVTVLFANFAEAVAEGRGKAQAASLRRTKTETAARRLADPAAAEWQSVPAASLQAGDFVVVEAGEVIPGDGDVVAGIATVDESAITGESAAVIRESGGDRSAVTGGTRVVSDRIVVRITVNPGESFLDRMITLVEGAKRQKTPNEIALNILLAGMTIIFLVVVVTLEAFARYSGITLPVVFLVALLVTLIPTTIGGLLSAIGIAGMDRLVRFNVIAKSGRAVEAAGDIDTLLLDKTGTITLGARQAAEFAPVPGVDERDLAEAAFLASLADDTPEGKSIVALAGRRFGFQRVETAGFAFVPFTAQTRMSGVDMPSGFGAEPVSIRKGAADAIARHVGEGAVPRDLRQAVERIAKAGGTPLVVAKGGRVLGAIHLKDIVKPAIRERFATLRRMGIRTVMITGDNPLTAAAIAAEAGVDDFLAEATPERKLELIRQEQAEGKLVAMCGDGSNDAPALAQADVGVAMNTGTQAAREAGNMVDLESDPTKLIEIVMIGKQLLMSRGALTTFSIANDVAKYFAIVPALFVAAYPQLEALNVMGLGSASSAILSAIIFNALVIVALIPLALKGVRYQPAGAASLLRRNLLVYGLGGLVVPFIGIKLIDLGVNALGLV; this comes from the coding sequence ATGAGCCACCGCACTTCCGAGATTTCCCTGTTCGACGCCGGCATCGCGGCGCAGGCGGCAGGCGCCGCCGTGCGCAAGCTCGACCCGCGCGAGCTGGCCCGCAACCCCGTCCTGTTCGTGACCGCCGTGGTGGCGGCGCTGACCACCGTCCTGTTCGTCCGCGACCTCGTCATCGGCGGCGGGGGCGGCGGCGAGGGCGGCGGCGAGGGCGCCGCCGGCCTCGCCGTGGCCGGCCAGATCACGGCCTGGCTGTGGGTCACCGTGCTGTTCGCCAACTTCGCCGAGGCGGTCGCCGAGGGCCGGGGCAAGGCCCAGGCCGCCAGCCTGCGCCGCACCAAGACGGAGACCGCCGCCCGCAGGCTGGCCGACCCGGCCGCGGCGGAGTGGCAGTCGGTCCCCGCCGCAAGCCTGCAGGCCGGCGACTTCGTGGTGGTGGAGGCGGGCGAGGTGATCCCCGGCGACGGCGACGTGGTCGCCGGCATCGCCACGGTGGACGAATCAGCCATCACCGGCGAATCCGCCGCCGTCATCCGCGAGAGCGGCGGCGACCGCTCGGCGGTGACCGGCGGCACCCGCGTCGTGTCCGACCGGATCGTGGTCCGGATCACCGTCAATCCGGGCGAGAGCTTCCTGGACCGCATGATCACGCTGGTCGAGGGCGCCAAGCGCCAGAAGACCCCCAACGAGATCGCGCTGAACATCCTGCTGGCCGGCATGACCATCATCTTCCTGGTGGTCGTGGTGACGCTGGAAGCCTTCGCCCGCTATTCCGGAATCACCCTGCCCGTGGTGTTCCTGGTGGCCCTGCTGGTCACGCTGATCCCGACCACCATCGGCGGGCTGCTGTCGGCGATCGGCATCGCCGGCATGGACCGGCTGGTGCGCTTCAACGTCATCGCCAAGTCCGGCCGCGCGGTCGAGGCGGCGGGCGACATCGACACCCTGCTGCTGGACAAGACCGGGACCATCACCTTGGGCGCCCGGCAGGCGGCGGAGTTCGCCCCCGTCCCTGGCGTGGACGAGCGCGACCTGGCGGAAGCCGCCTTCCTCGCCTCGCTGGCCGACGACACGCCGGAGGGCAAGTCGATCGTGGCGCTGGCCGGGCGCAGGTTCGGCTTCCAGCGGGTGGAGACGGCGGGCTTCGCCTTCGTCCCCTTCACCGCGCAGACCCGGATGAGCGGCGTGGACATGCCGTCCGGGTTCGGCGCGGAACCGGTCAGCATCCGCAAGGGCGCCGCCGACGCGATCGCCCGCCATGTCGGGGAAGGCGCGGTGCCGCGCGACCTGCGCCAGGCGGTCGAGCGGATCGCCAAGGCCGGCGGGACGCCGCTGGTGGTGGCGAAGGGCGGCCGGGTGCTGGGCGCCATCCACCTGAAGGACATCGTCAAGCCGGCGATCCGGGAGCGTTTCGCGACGCTGCGCCGGATGGGCATCCGGACCGTCATGATCACCGGCGACAACCCGCTGACCGCCGCCGCGATCGCCGCCGAGGCCGGGGTGGACGATTTCCTGGCGGAGGCCACGCCCGAGCGCAAGCTGGAGCTGATCCGCCAGGAACAGGCCGAGGGCAAGCTGGTCGCCATGTGCGGCGACGGTTCCAACGACGCGCCGGCCTTGGCCCAGGCCGACGTGGGCGTCGCCATGAACACAGGCACCCAGGCGGCCCGCGAGGCCGGCAACATGGTGGACCTGGAGAGCGACCCGACCAAGCTGATCGAGATCGTGATGATCGGCAAGCAGCTGCTGATGAGCCGCGGTGCGCTGACCACCTTCTCCATCGCCAACGACGTGGCGAAATACTTCGCCATCGTCCCGGCGCTGTTCGTGGCGGCCTATCCCCAGCTGGAGGCGCTGAACGTGATGGGCCTGGGCAGCGCCTCCAGCGCGATCCTGTCGGCGATCATCTTCAACGCCCTGGTCATCGTGGCGCTGATCCCGCTGGCCCTGAAGGGCGTCCGCTACCAGCCGGCGGGAGCCGCCAGCCTGCTGCGGCGGAACCTGCTGGTCTATGGCCTGGGCGGGCTCGTCGTGCCGTTCATCGGCATCAAGCTGATCGACCTGGGCGTCAACGCCCTGGGCCTGGTCTGA
- the kdpC gene encoding potassium-transporting ATPase subunit KdpC, which yields MFKELKPALKMLAVLTLITGVLYPLAVTGIAGALFPVQAHGSLVMRDGKAVGSALIAQPFARPAHFQPRPSAVGYEAAASGASNLGPSSGKLAEDVRTRTAAQQAANPDAAARGPVPVELVTASGSGLDPHLSPEAALWQVPRIAKARGIPEADLRALVARLTEGRTLGVFGEPRVNVLMLNLALDGT from the coding sequence ATGTTCAAGGAACTGAAACCGGCCCTGAAGATGCTTGCCGTGCTGACTCTCATCACCGGCGTGCTCTATCCGCTGGCCGTCACCGGGATCGCCGGCGCGCTGTTTCCGGTCCAGGCACACGGCAGCCTGGTGATGCGCGACGGCAAGGCCGTCGGCTCCGCGCTGATCGCCCAGCCCTTCGCCCGGCCGGCGCATTTCCAGCCCCGGCCCTCGGCGGTCGGGTACGAGGCCGCCGCCTCCGGCGCCTCGAACCTCGGGCCGTCCAGCGGGAAGCTGGCCGAGGATGTCCGGACCCGGACAGCGGCCCAGCAGGCGGCCAACCCGGACGCTGCGGCGCGCGGCCCGGTTCCGGTCGAACTGGTCACGGCGTCGGGCAGCGGGCTCGACCCGCATCTTTCGCCGGAGGCCGCGCTGTGGCAGGTACCGCGCATCGCGAAGGCGCGCGGCATCCCGGAAGCCGACCTGCGGGCGCTGGTCGCCCGCCTGACGGAGGGCAGGACCCTGGGCGTTTTCGGCGAGCCGCGCGTTAACGTGCTGATGCTCAACCTCGCTCTCGACGGGACCTGA
- a CDS encoding sensor histidine kinase, translating into MAEADRPSPEALLAEANRERRGRLKVFLGAAPGVGKTYAMLEAARDQRLDGVDVVAGIVETHGRRDTEALLAGLEVVPRRPVEYRDLTFREMDLDAILKRRPRLVLVDELAHTNIPGSRHLKRHQDVEEILAAGIDVYSTLNIQHLESLNDVVERIAGIRVRETVPDGVLQTADEIELIDLPPQTLIKRLAEGKVYVPDQARRAVDHFFSAGTLTALREMALRAAAERVDAQMVNYMRAHAIPGPWPTRERILACIGDGRAVMRLVRTAKRTADRRQAPWMAVHVETWRHAGLPEEAKNRISDALRLAGQLGAETRVVQGESVAAELLDFARARNVSQIIAGRPRRGGLPFLRRRSVTAELLARADSFDVTVVGGEDEGEAKPPPAAARRKRLDWTGYAVAAVATATASACGYGLSLFLDLPNISLIYLMAVLLVAIRHGLGPSIAVSVASFMAYNFFFTDPLFTFDIADTRNILTVVFFLITAFITSNLAARVRTQVEATRLSARRTTNLYDFSRRIAAAANQDDVLWAVVHHVASTLRGRSLVLLPEDGRLAVRAGFPPEDRLDDKARAAADWAWANAQPAGRGSATLPTSDWLFLPLKTGRGPVGVLGVQMEAAGRLLSPEESRLLDSLADQAALAIERTNLVADIEHARLATETERLRSALLSSLSHDLRTPLVSILGAASSLVSYEGTLNPADRLELAQTIQEEAERLNRFVQNLLDMTRLGSGQLRPRTDWVDLRDIVASAIERGKKLLRRRTVKVEIDPAVPLLRLDPMLMEQVVFNLIDNACKYSPPGTPVTVWAVARGDQAIVEVCDQGPGIAPEDRERIFDMLYRVEDGDSRTAGTGLGLAICRGIVEAHGGRISAQPGLNGAGTCIVMRLPTAPPPEVVE; encoded by the coding sequence ATGGCCGAAGCCGACCGACCCTCGCCGGAAGCGCTGCTCGCGGAAGCCAACCGCGAGCGGCGCGGCCGTCTCAAGGTTTTCCTGGGCGCGGCTCCGGGCGTGGGCAAGACCTACGCCATGCTGGAAGCCGCGCGCGACCAGCGGCTCGACGGGGTGGACGTGGTCGCCGGGATCGTCGAGACCCATGGAAGGCGCGACACCGAGGCCCTGCTCGCCGGGCTGGAGGTGGTGCCGCGCCGGCCGGTCGAGTACCGCGACCTGACCTTCCGCGAGATGGACCTGGACGCCATCCTGAAGCGCCGGCCGAGGCTGGTGCTGGTGGACGAGCTGGCGCACACCAACATCCCCGGCAGCCGGCACCTGAAGCGGCACCAAGACGTCGAAGAGATCCTGGCCGCCGGGATCGACGTCTACTCGACCCTCAACATCCAGCACCTGGAAAGCCTGAACGACGTCGTCGAGCGCATCGCCGGCATACGGGTGCGCGAGACCGTGCCCGACGGCGTGCTCCAGACCGCCGACGAGATCGAGCTGATCGACCTGCCGCCCCAGACGCTGATCAAGCGGCTGGCGGAGGGCAAGGTCTATGTCCCCGACCAGGCGCGCCGCGCGGTCGACCATTTCTTCTCCGCCGGGACCCTGACCGCGCTGCGCGAGATGGCATTGCGCGCCGCCGCCGAGCGGGTCGACGCGCAGATGGTCAACTACATGCGCGCCCACGCGATCCCCGGGCCGTGGCCGACCCGCGAGCGTATCCTAGCCTGCATCGGCGACGGCAGGGCGGTGATGCGGCTGGTCCGCACCGCCAAGCGGACGGCGGACCGCCGGCAGGCGCCGTGGATGGCTGTCCATGTGGAAACCTGGCGCCATGCCGGGTTGCCGGAGGAGGCCAAGAACCGCATCTCCGATGCCCTGCGGCTGGCCGGGCAGCTTGGCGCCGAGACCAGGGTGGTCCAGGGCGAGTCGGTGGCGGCCGAACTGCTGGACTTCGCCCGCGCCCGGAACGTCAGCCAGATCATCGCCGGCCGGCCGCGCCGCGGCGGCCTGCCGTTCCTGCGCCGGCGCAGCGTCACGGCGGAGCTGCTGGCCCGCGCCGACAGCTTCGACGTGACGGTGGTCGGCGGCGAGGACGAGGGGGAGGCCAAGCCGCCGCCGGCCGCCGCCCGCAGGAAGCGCCTGGACTGGACCGGCTACGCCGTCGCGGCCGTGGCGACCGCGACGGCCTCGGCCTGCGGCTACGGCCTCAGCCTGTTCCTGGACCTGCCCAATATCTCGCTGATTTACCTGATGGCGGTGCTGCTGGTCGCGATCCGCCACGGGCTGGGGCCGTCGATCGCCGTGTCGGTCGCCAGCTTCATGGCGTACAACTTCTTCTTCACCGATCCGCTGTTCACCTTCGACATCGCGGACACGCGGAACATCCTGACGGTCGTGTTCTTCCTGATCACCGCCTTCATCACCAGCAACCTGGCGGCCCGCGTCCGGACCCAGGTGGAGGCGACCCGGCTGAGCGCCCGGCGGACCACCAACCTCTACGATTTCAGCCGCCGGATCGCCGCGGCGGCGAACCAGGACGACGTGCTGTGGGCCGTGGTCCACCATGTGGCCTCCACGCTGCGCGGCCGCTCGCTGGTGCTGCTGCCGGAGGACGGCCGGCTCGCCGTCCGGGCCGGCTTCCCGCCGGAGGACAGGCTGGACGACAAGGCGCGGGCGGCGGCCGACTGGGCCTGGGCCAACGCCCAGCCGGCCGGCCGGGGTTCCGCCACCTTGCCGACGTCGGACTGGCTGTTCCTGCCGCTGAAGACCGGGCGCGGCCCGGTCGGCGTGCTGGGCGTGCAGATGGAAGCGGCCGGCCGCCTGCTCTCGCCGGAGGAAAGCCGCCTGCTCGACAGCCTGGCCGACCAGGCCGCCCTGGCGATCGAGCGCACCAACCTGGTCGCCGACATCGAGCACGCGCGTCTTGCGACCGAGACCGAGCGCCTGCGCTCCGCCCTGCTCTCCTCCCTGTCGCACGACCTGCGCACGCCGCTGGTCTCGATCCTGGGCGCCGCCTCCAGCCTGGTCTCCTACGAGGGGACGCTGAACCCCGCCGACCGGCTGGAGCTGGCCCAGACCATCCAGGAGGAGGCCGAGCGGCTGAACCGCTTCGTGCAGAACCTGCTGGACATGACCCGGCTGGGGTCGGGCCAGCTCCGGCCGCGTACCGACTGGGTGGACCTGCGCGACATCGTGGCGTCGGCGATCGAGCGGGGGAAGAAGCTTCTGCGCCGCCGCACGGTCAAGGTCGAGATCGATCCGGCGGTGCCGCTGCTGCGCCTGGACCCGATGCTGATGGAGCAGGTGGTCTTCAACCTGATCGACAATGCCTGCAAATACTCGCCGCCGGGAACGCCGGTCACCGTCTGGGCGGTCGCGCGCGGGGACCAGGCCATCGTCGAGGTGTGCGACCAGGGGCCGGGGATCGCCCCGGAGGACCGCGAACGGATCTTCGACATGTTATACCGGGTGGAGGACGGCGACAGCCGGACCGCCGGGACCGGCCTCGGCTTGGCGATCTGCCGCGGCATCGTCGAGGCCCACGGCGGCCGCATCTCCGCCCAGCCGGGCCTGAACGGCGCCGGCACCTGCATCGTCATGCGCCTGCCGACGGCGCCGCCGCCGGAGGTGGTCGAATGA